One Panulirus ornatus isolate Po-2019 chromosome 39, ASM3632096v1, whole genome shotgun sequence DNA segment encodes these proteins:
- the LOC139761110 gene encoding transmembrane protein 145-like isoform X2, translating into MTTRTRLQYEGGALPWLRRAIIWALGSCWSVEVWQQMTLPKKIMMYGQMEYLEGPGSPGSVTRDACGRGDIEVSVGTSKALQFQGKPSVASEPQASRSDPAPRHLPEGSTRVTGVQKDHVSGPLKLSQYWQRGYVPKRQSGDDQRSSQASRARVSKLVLSVRWMQTAALLSAALMTGTAEAKFVEGLLKTPEKWAFLTRFCFLSHDGTFAFDVEYNMEYATEKLLLYYDSPDQWPAVYKKFKGLELHYKITMTNGYSFWYKHFSADEFYILQTNLAALALQTGIIFLSLLAAAELKKRQLFHTTYRLYMMSLVAQVFGLLFLSLHYARYGYDGVGLRTSKLLGRVLQTASVVMMVLMLLLMAKGFNITRGRLRQSSAVRLTVFMCLYLTTYVTLFIYEQQVFDPGQVLYIYESPAGYGLTVLRLLAWCMFLYASFFTMKHYPEKTAFYCPFFIFYSLWFLAGPIVIIISNHVIDKWVREKVVNGVELTVTLTGHIFFLILTRPSAANSNFPYHVRTSQITALEDSSSGVVGNNTLDAFAAHRYAPDLPQPKTHTSPDLFLVSGAVEMRPLPGPKSILKEDKSFPHHPPGAPPVVFQEDSISP; encoded by the exons ATGACAACAAGGACTCGATTGCAATACGAAGGTGGTGCCCTACCGTGGTTGAGAAGGGCCATTATTTGGGCGTTAGGATCTTGCTGGAGTGTGGAGGTGTGGCAACAAATGACCCTAccgaaaaaaataatgatgtatGGCCAAATGGAATATCTAGAGGGTCCAGGCTCACCGGGATCCGTCACCAGAGACGCCTGCGGGCGGGGGGACATCGAAGTTTCAGTGGGAACCAGTAAAGCCTTGCAATTTCAAGGGAAACCATCTGTTGCTTCAGAGCCCCAGGCTTCAAGGAGTGACCCAGCACCTCGCCACTTGCCTGAAGGCTCGACCCGAGTCACAGGAGTTCAAAAGGACCATGTCTCAGGACCTCTCAAGCTCAGTCAGTATTGGCAAAGGGGCTACGTCCCCAAGAGACAAAGTGGAGACGACCAGAGGAGCTCCCAGGCGTCTCGGGCGAGGGTGTCGAAGCTGGTGCTATCGGTGAGGTGGATGCAAACAGCGGCACTGCTTTCTGCCGCTCTCATGACAGGCACAGCCGAGGCTAAGTTCGTGGAGGGTTTGCTCAAGACTCCAGAG AAGTGGGCATTCCTGACCCGGTTCTGCTTCTTGTCGCACGACGGAACCTTCGCCTTCGACGTGGAGTACAACATGGAGTATGCAACGGAGAAACTCCTTCTTTATTACGACTCTCCTGATCAGTGGCCAGCCGTCTACAAGAAGTTTAAG GGTTTGGAACTTCACTATAAGATCACAATGACCAACGGCTACTCCTTCTGGTACAAGCATTTCTCCGCCGACGAGTTCT ATATCCTACAGACCAACCTTGCAGCCTTGGCCCTTCAGACTGGCATAATCTTCCTCTCACTTCTAGCAGCAG CGGAGCTGAAGAAGCGTCAGCTGTTCCACACGACCTACCGTCTGTATATGATGTCCTTGGTCGCACAAGTGTTTGGTCTGCTCTTCCTCAGCCTTCACTACGCCAGATACGGCTACGACGGCGTGGGTCTAAGGACCAGCAAACTCTTAG GACGGGTGTTGCAGACAGCtagtgttgtcatgatggtgttgatgttgcTTCTGATGGCCAAGGGGTTCAACATTACGAGAGGACGTCTTCGACAGTCGTCTGCCGTGCGCCTCACAGTCTTCATGTGTTTATATCTAACCACCTACGTCACGCTGTTTATCTACGAGCAGCAG GTGTTTGACCCTGGCCAGGTATTGTACATATACGAATCCCCAGCTGGGTATGGACTGACAGTATTACGCCTCCTTGCCTGGTGTATGTTCCTGTACGCTTCCTTCTTCACCATGAAACATTACCCGGAGAAGACAGCATTTTACTGTCCATTCTTCATCTTCTACAGTCTATG GTTCTTGGCTGGACCAATCGTGATCATCATAAGCAACCACGTCATCGACAAGTGGGTGCGAGAGAAGGTGGTTAACGGTGTGGAACTCACAGTCACGCTAACAGGACACATATTCTTCTTG ATCCTGACGCGTCCAAGTGCTGCTAACAGCAATTTCCCGTACCACGTTCGGACGTCCCAAATCACTGCGCTGGAAGATTCGAGCTCAGGTGTGGTTGGGAATAACACACTGGATGCCTTCGCCGCTCACCGCTACGCGCCCGACCTTCCCCAGCCCAAGACACACACTTCACCCGACCTCTTTCTTGTCTCCGGGGCCGTCGAAATG AGGCCTTTACCTGGGCCAAAAAGCATTTTGAAAGAGGATAAGAGTTTTCCACACCATCCGCCAGGGGCGCCACCTGTCGTCTTCCAGGAAGACAGCATATCACCTTGA
- the LOC139761110 gene encoding transmembrane protein 145-like isoform X1 yields the protein MTTRTRLQYEGGALPWLRRAIIWALGSCWSVEVWQQMTLPKKIMMYGQMEYLEGPGSPGSVTRDACGRGDIEVSVGTSKALQFQGKPSVASEPQASRSDPAPRHLPEGSTRVTGVQKDHVSGPLKLSQYWQRGYVPKRQSGDDQRSSQASRARVSKLVLSVRWMQTAALLSAALMTGTAEAKFVEGLLKTPEKWAFLTRFCFLSHDGTFAFDVEYNMEYATEKLLLYYDSPDQWPAVYKKFKTCEEKERVMKRENNQFINLTLVSVSSECEVIRLPGDKAYYHCKGSRAFSSVRERWWFIAVSNCESTKGLELHYKITMTNGYSFWYKHFSADEFYILQTNLAALALQTGIIFLSLLAAAELKKRQLFHTTYRLYMMSLVAQVFGLLFLSLHYARYGYDGVGLRTSKLLGRVLQTASVVMMVLMLLLMAKGFNITRGRLRQSSAVRLTVFMCLYLTTYVTLFIYEQQVFDPGQVLYIYESPAGYGLTVLRLLAWCMFLYASFFTMKHYPEKTAFYCPFFIFYSLWFLAGPIVIIISNHVIDKWVREKVVNGVELTVTLTGHIFFLILTRPSAANSNFPYHVRTSQITALEDSSSGVVGNNTLDAFAAHRYAPDLPQPKTHTSPDLFLVSGAVEMRPLPGPKSILKEDKSFPHHPPGAPPVVFQEDSISP from the exons ATGACAACAAGGACTCGATTGCAATACGAAGGTGGTGCCCTACCGTGGTTGAGAAGGGCCATTATTTGGGCGTTAGGATCTTGCTGGAGTGTGGAGGTGTGGCAACAAATGACCCTAccgaaaaaaataatgatgtatGGCCAAATGGAATATCTAGAGGGTCCAGGCTCACCGGGATCCGTCACCAGAGACGCCTGCGGGCGGGGGGACATCGAAGTTTCAGTGGGAACCAGTAAAGCCTTGCAATTTCAAGGGAAACCATCTGTTGCTTCAGAGCCCCAGGCTTCAAGGAGTGACCCAGCACCTCGCCACTTGCCTGAAGGCTCGACCCGAGTCACAGGAGTTCAAAAGGACCATGTCTCAGGACCTCTCAAGCTCAGTCAGTATTGGCAAAGGGGCTACGTCCCCAAGAGACAAAGTGGAGACGACCAGAGGAGCTCCCAGGCGTCTCGGGCGAGGGTGTCGAAGCTGGTGCTATCGGTGAGGTGGATGCAAACAGCGGCACTGCTTTCTGCCGCTCTCATGACAGGCACAGCCGAGGCTAAGTTCGTGGAGGGTTTGCTCAAGACTCCAGAG AAGTGGGCATTCCTGACCCGGTTCTGCTTCTTGTCGCACGACGGAACCTTCGCCTTCGACGTGGAGTACAACATGGAGTATGCAACGGAGAAACTCCTTCTTTATTACGACTCTCCTGATCAGTGGCCAGCCGTCTACAAGAAGTTTAAG acgTGCGAGGAGAAGGAGCGGGTGATGAAACGAGAGAACAACCAGTTCATTAATTTGACTCTGGTGTCGGTGAGCTCTGAGTGTGAGGTGATCCGACTGCCGGGTGATAAGGCTTACTACCACTGTAAGGGTTCGAGAGCCTTCAGCAGTGTCCGTGAGCGATGGTGGTTCATAGCCGTCAGTAACTGCGAGAGcacgaag GGTTTGGAACTTCACTATAAGATCACAATGACCAACGGCTACTCCTTCTGGTACAAGCATTTCTCCGCCGACGAGTTCT ATATCCTACAGACCAACCTTGCAGCCTTGGCCCTTCAGACTGGCATAATCTTCCTCTCACTTCTAGCAGCAG CGGAGCTGAAGAAGCGTCAGCTGTTCCACACGACCTACCGTCTGTATATGATGTCCTTGGTCGCACAAGTGTTTGGTCTGCTCTTCCTCAGCCTTCACTACGCCAGATACGGCTACGACGGCGTGGGTCTAAGGACCAGCAAACTCTTAG GACGGGTGTTGCAGACAGCtagtgttgtcatgatggtgttgatgttgcTTCTGATGGCCAAGGGGTTCAACATTACGAGAGGACGTCTTCGACAGTCGTCTGCCGTGCGCCTCACAGTCTTCATGTGTTTATATCTAACCACCTACGTCACGCTGTTTATCTACGAGCAGCAG GTGTTTGACCCTGGCCAGGTATTGTACATATACGAATCCCCAGCTGGGTATGGACTGACAGTATTACGCCTCCTTGCCTGGTGTATGTTCCTGTACGCTTCCTTCTTCACCATGAAACATTACCCGGAGAAGACAGCATTTTACTGTCCATTCTTCATCTTCTACAGTCTATG GTTCTTGGCTGGACCAATCGTGATCATCATAAGCAACCACGTCATCGACAAGTGGGTGCGAGAGAAGGTGGTTAACGGTGTGGAACTCACAGTCACGCTAACAGGACACATATTCTTCTTG ATCCTGACGCGTCCAAGTGCTGCTAACAGCAATTTCCCGTACCACGTTCGGACGTCCCAAATCACTGCGCTGGAAGATTCGAGCTCAGGTGTGGTTGGGAATAACACACTGGATGCCTTCGCCGCTCACCGCTACGCGCCCGACCTTCCCCAGCCCAAGACACACACTTCACCCGACCTCTTTCTTGTCTCCGGGGCCGTCGAAATG AGGCCTTTACCTGGGCCAAAAAGCATTTTGAAAGAGGATAAGAGTTTTCCACACCATCCGCCAGGGGCGCCACCTGTCGTCTTCCAGGAAGACAGCATATCACCTTGA